CAACATGTTGTGTTCAACATAATAACGATGACCAAATGCTTTCTCATGGAGCAATATTTTTTTGTCAGTCAAAGTTTCAGTCGTCCGATACGAAGAGAAAATAAAGGCCTCCAATGAAAAGCTGACCAAGAATAACCAAGAGCTTTTTAACAAGGTACGATGCTTTCATATTACAACGTTATACTTAGAATAGCTTCATAACATCATGTCTTAAAATACATTGTATAAATATGTTTATATAACTTATCGAGACACTTAATCTATATCAGCTGCTTCATGACCAATCCCAAGGATCAATGGCAAGTGGCACACTTGCACAAAATCAGTGCTACTCCTCTCGGACAATATCAGGGTCATTGGAGGAAGCTTTAGCATGTGGGAGATATAAAACCCTTATgtttccctccatctcttctcttGATCAGAAACAAGGTGAAATTGCACTTGTTTCTGATAATCATAGTATAATACACTATCCAAAAATCAACAAACTGATTGCGTATGTATTCTATCTTCCTATCTCATtcaataaacaaataattaatTCTAAATAAACTTAGACATTTGTTCAAAATGGCGATCCCTCCAGCCAAAAGCAAAGCAATAAAACCCAAATAATTCAACTGCTGATACCCCTAGTCTCAAAAAGTGGATGTCATGCATGAGGGCATTTCCTAAAGGCCTCTTCAtgaatgatttgtttgttttcattgttTTCTGGTGTGGGGAGACCACAACACATATTTCTGCTATGTGATGATAAATTGTGCATAATGGTAGTATTTATTTTCTCAGAGTATCTGTCCATGAGTAAAttctgttgtcatggtaatacacttttttcttttaacacTGCATCCACCTGTCCTCTCAGACTCAGCAGTTGTATGAGATGAAGCTGCAAAACGATCTAATGAAGAAACAGGAgcaacagacggagagacagttGAAAGAACTGCTCTGTCAGCAGGGCCACCTCAAGGAACATCTGGTGACTAGTGTTCTGATCCGTAccagaagcgcacacacacaaacgcacacaccaacgcacacgcTATACAGGGCTGAGGATATCAAGGACTCTCTTCtccaaagaggaaaaaaaagttaaattcCACCCTCAAAGTACCATAGTTTTAAGACTAAACTACCTTCTTAAGGTATTTATATTGCTATTGCACTGCAATGAGGTACATGTGAGGTAAACTTATGCCAGCGGATAAGATAAGCTGCACTGATAATCggcaaaatataaaacagtATCAAAGAAAACCATTTATGGCAATTCAGTTTATTCATGGCAGGATCGAATCAGAACAGAGGCCAGTGAGAAGCAGGAGCAGTTTCTGGAAGAGATCGGGAGATTTAACAATTGCTTCAGCCTGGTTGGGAACAGAGAGTCAGTTACTGAGAGCCAGGCACAAGCTGAGATCCTCCAGCTTCAGGGGGAAGTGGACTCCATACATAAAGGTAACGCACAACGAGGACCTAAGACACGGGTGGTATGCCGAGTGCTCTGCTGAAGCTTACAGTTGATCTGGTACTAGTTTTTATTTATGTTGTCCATTTAGATTACTCTGAACGACTCAATAACGGACACCTCTCATTTCAATGCATGATAGCAAGCATAACTATACTAATGTGGAAATACGGTAACTCCCTTTGAACATATCCATAATGAAAAACATAACTTAAATCCAACTCTTGGGCTCGGGAGTTTTAAGTCTTAAAACTTGGCTTGTttcttaaaaacaaacaaaaacataaaacaaatatgGCCATAATCCAGGCTTTGGAGGTGTAATGCAATAGAAATATAACGCATATTTTCATTTCAATGTGGTATTATATTACGCATATTAATTTCCTCCCCTATAGTAATCAGCCCAGTCACAGAAGACGAGAAAGAGCTTTGCTTTGGCAACTAACACATAGCTCTCTCATTATCTGTGACCTTCTAAGACTTTGCTGTTTGGTCTCCTGTTTACACTCAGAGATGGAGCTTGAGCACCAGAAGAACGGTCGCATAAACTCCCTGCTGGAGGAGAACAAAGCCCTCCTGGTTGAACTGAAAGACC
Above is a window of Gadus morhua chromosome 15, gadMor3.0, whole genome shotgun sequence DNA encoding:
- the LOC115560271 gene encoding coiled-coil domain-containing protein 172 translates to MSLDNLFQQIIFTEQLLSEKTTKLQEVKVSVVRYEEKIKASNEKLTKNNQELFNKTQQLYEMKLQNDLMKKQEQQTERQLKELLCQQGHLKEHLDRIRTEASEKQEQFLEEIGRFNNCFSLVGNRESVTESQAQAEILQLQGEVDSIHKEMELEHQKNGRINSLLEENKALLVELKDLENINKDLDRQISEAKGVTESLREESVTVSLKPQTDSTCMRLKKELELLKEGDLELMRKALSLEIRFLQSVSTALCIGHYVNSINVVITLCFNLVF